One window of Medicago truncatula cultivar Jemalong A17 chromosome 2, MtrunA17r5.0-ANR, whole genome shotgun sequence genomic DNA carries:
- the LOC25487047 gene encoding probable glutathione S-transferase, giving the protein MADEVVLLGFWISPYGMRARIALAEKGVKYEFIDKDPRENWPYLLQMNPVHKKIPVLIHNGKPICESLVIVEYIDEVWKDRSPLLPSDPYQRAQARFWADYVDKKIYEAGKKVYRTKKGEEQEAAKKEFIDMLKLLEKQLGDKAYFGGDRLGLVDIALIPFYSWFETYEKFGNLNIEIECPKFIAWANRCMQIESVSKSLLPNQHKVYEFIADALKKLGFS; this is encoded by the exons ATGGCTGATGAGGTGGTTTTGTTAGGTTTCTGGATAAGTCCTTATGGGATGAGAGCAAGAATAGCCCTTGCTGAAAAGGGTGTCAAGTATGAGTTCATAGATAAAGATCCCAGGGAGAATTGGCCTTATCTTCTACAAATGAACCCGGTTCACAAGAAAATCCCGGTTCTAATCCACAATGGCAAACCTATTTGTGAGTCACTTGTAATTGTTGAGTATATTGATGAGGTTTGGAAGGATAGATCTCCTTTGTTGCCTTCTGATCCCTACCAGAGAGCACAAGCTAGATTTTGGGCTGACTATGTTGATAAGAAG ATATATGAAGCTGGAAAGAAAGTGTATAGGACCAAAAAAGGAGAAGAACAAGAAGCAGCCAAGAAGGAATTCATAGATATGCTCAAATTGTTGGAGAAACAGCTGGGAGACAAGGCTTATTTTGGAGGAGACAGACTTGGTTTGGTAGATATAGCCCTAATCCCATTCTACAGTTGGTTTGAAACCTATGAGAAGTTTGGAAACCTTAATATAGAGATTGAGTGCCCTAAGTTCATTGCATGGGCTAATCGGTGCATGCAGATTGAGAGTGTTTCCAAGTCTCTTCTTCCTAACCAGCATAAGGTCTATGAGTTCATTGCAGATGCCCTAAAGAAATTAG GATTTTCGTAA
- the LOC25487048 gene encoding probable glutathione S-transferase — protein sequence MADEVILLDFWPSPFGIRVRIALAEKGIKYKYIEEELMSLKKSPLLLEMNPVQKKIPVLIHNGKPICESLIAVQYIDEVWNEKSPLLPSDPYQRSQALFWADYIDKKIYSIGKNIYTKTGEEQEVAKKEFIDTLKLLEDQLGESSYFGGDKFGFVDISLIPFYSRLKVYETFGNLNLENECPKFIAWAKRCMQIESVSKSLPDQDKIYEFIMDMRRILGIE from the exons ATGGCCGATGAAGTTATTCTTCTAGATTTTTGGCCAAGTCCATTTGGAATAAGAGTTAGAATAGCACTTGCTGAAAAGGGTATCAAGTATAAATACATAGAAGAAGAATtaatgtcattgaaaaagagtCCTTTGTTGCTAGAAATGAACCCGGTTCAGAAGAAAATCCCTGTTCTTATTCATAATGGAAAACCCATTTGTGAATCTTTAATTGCTGTTCAATATATTGATGAAGTTTGGAATGAGAAATCTCCTTTGTTGCCTTCTGATCCTTATCAGAGATCACAAGCTTTATTTTGGGCTGATTATATTGATAAGAAG ATATATTCAATTGGAAAGAACATTTATACCAAAACAGGAGAAGAACAAGAAGTTGCAAAGAAGGAATTCATAGATACTCTCAAATTGTTGGAGGATCAGTTAGGAGAGAGCTCTTATTTTGGAGGAGACAAATTTGGTTTTGTCGATATATCACTTATTCCATTCTACAGCCGATTAAAAGTTTATGAGACCTTTGGCAACCTCAATTTAGAGAATGAGTGTCCTAAGTTCATTGCTTGGGCTAAGAGATGCATGCAGATTGAAAGTGTTTCCAAGTCTCTTCCAGACCAGGATAAGATCTACGAGTTCATTATGGACATGAGAAGGATTTTAGGCATTGAGTAG
- the LOC25487046 gene encoding probable glutathione S-transferase, protein MADKVILLDYWVSPFGMRVRIALAEKGIKYEYREEDLSNKSPLLLQMNPIHKKIPVLIHNGKSICESLMAVQYIDEVWNEKSSLLPSDPYQRSQARFWADYVDKKIFDVGRNLWAKKGEEQEAAKKEFIEVHKLLELELGDKTYFGGDKLGFVDVALIPYYTWFKSYETFGNISLEKECPKFIAWAKKCMQIESVSKSLPDQDKVHDLIVELRKMSY, encoded by the exons ATGGCTGATAAAGTGATTCTGCTAGATTACTGGGTAAGTCCATTTGGCATGAGGGTCAGAATAGCCCTAGCTGAAAAGGGTATCAAGTATGAGTACAGAGAAGAAGACTTAAGCAACAAAAGCCCTTTGTTGTTACAAATGAACCCTATTCACAAGAAAATCCCTGTTCTAATTCATAATGGTAAATCAATTTGTGAATCTTTAATGGCTGTTCAGTATATTGATGAGGTTTGGAATGAGAAATCTTCTTTGTTGCCTTCTGATCCTTATCAGAGATCACAAGCTAGGTTCTGGGCTGATTATGTTGATAAGAAG ATCTTTGATGTTGGAAGGAACCTTTGGGccaaaaagggagaagagcaagAAGCTGCCAAGAAAGAATTCATAGAAGTCCACAAATTGTTGGAGCTAGAATTGGGAGACAAGACTTATTTTGGAGGAGATAAGCTTGGTTTTGTCGATGTAGCACTTATTCCATACTACACTTGGTTTAAAAGTTATGAGACCTTTGGCAACATCAGTCTAGAAAAGGAATGCCCTAAGTTCATTGCTTGGGCCAAGAAATGTATGCAGATTGAGAGTGTTTCAAAGTCTCTTCCTGATCAAGATAAGGTCCATGACTTAATTGTAGAGCTGAGGAAGATGAGTTATTAA
- the LOC25487050 gene encoding subtilisin-like protease SBT4.13, with protein sequence MGSLPKGVPYFPTSDHRNLLQQVIDGSEIENLLVRSYKRSFNGFAAILNDQQRKKLASMNGLGPIPKKWRGVCAGGGNFSCNNKIIGARFYGDEYVSARDGSGHGTHVASTTGGIEVKDVSFYGLAKGTARGGVPSSRIATYKICRGNSTCSGDVILAAFDDAIADGVDIITISICDGYAVDFLKDPIVIGSFHAMEKGILTTQSAGNFGPTPSSVCSGAPWLVTVAATSIDRQFIDKIVLET encoded by the exons ATGGGCTCACTTCCTAAGGGAGTACCGTATTTCCCAACCTCTGATCATCGCAACTTGTTACAACAAGTTATTGATGGTAGTGAGATAGAAAATCTCTTAGTTCGTAGTTACAAGAGGAGTTTCAATGGCTTTGCCGCCATACTCAATGATCAACAAAGGAAAAAGCTTGCTAGCATGAATG GTCTTGGTCCTATTCCAAAGAAGTGGAGGGGAGTTTGTGCAGGGGGTGGTAATTTCAGTTGCAACAACAAGATCATTGGAGCACGATTTTATGGTGATGAATATGTGAGTGCAAGAGATGGTTCCGGTCATGGAACTCACGTAGCATCAACAACAGGTGGAATTGAGGTTAAGGATGTGAGCTTTTATGGTCTTGCTAAAGGCACTGCAAGAGGTGGAGTCCCATCTTCAAGGATTGCTACATACAAAATTTGTCGCGGCAACAGTACATGCAGTGGTGATGTTATTTTAGCAGCATTTGATGATGCAATTGCTGATGGAGTTGACATCATCACTATCTCTATTTGTGACGGTTATGCCGTAGATTTTTTGAAAGATCCTATTGTCATTGGCTCTTTTCATGCCATGGAGAAGGGAATACTCACAACACAGTCTGCCGGAAACTTTGGCCCTACCCCAAGTAGTGTTTGTAGTGGAGCACCTTGGTTAGTTACGGTTGCAGCAACTAGCATAGATCGTCAATTCATTGATAAGATTGTTCTTGAAACGTAA